One part of the Chryseobacterium sp. 7 genome encodes these proteins:
- a CDS encoding TonB-dependent receptor, with translation MKLIYCLLLIFCGSVFTSAQKTYTVEGTVHDFHDKTLLENAVIKIGSFTAKTNNKGQFSFDKIPAGKYTLIAQHPDCDDYTENIRVNQDVHLVITLEHHVKDIETVTVHGSHKNNGSMVVKTLDKTMLSRNVSENLGNLLTNISGVNVLKTGNNIAKPIIHGLYGSRVSILNDGVKLAEQEWGVEHAPNVDVNNFEHIDVIKGASALKYGAGAVGGVVVLQPQVLPKKDTIMGSVSLSGISNGRGADLNVKLAKTWENGWAIKTNGSYKKLGDLEAPDYGLMNTGIESSGFNFGVQKMTFEKGFSFDYYLTKSTVGILRSSHVGNSEDLRNALTSPEPIYQRDFSYDIDNPKQEIEHHIAKVSAYKRFENFGKITATYSFQYNHRKEYDIRRTEALSKKPALDLELITNDLNVNHLIERGNWNLETGINAGYQNNYSNTQTEARRLVPNYDRYYAGIYSVLKYKISPELDLELGGRYDYDHYEVTKWYDLSDWNKTYAADYSNFVVRINQNRILTKPSLTYNNISVNGGLVYHPSEYFNLKFNYARVSRSPNIAELFADGLHHSAAIIERGDMRMKSETGNQFNLVADVKANVLKGLNISVNPYFFYTQNFINQIPTGYQNTQWGGAFVIYSYQQINAKMYGLDIDAQLKITDNLTYKGSGSYVYGQDTTNNVPLILMMPPNFNNSLEFNKKEWKNFYFSVSNNTYLKQTRFPVYNVPIRLFDSDGNAYNEEVDISTPPSGYSLWNLQTGVNLSKNFGIDFSVRNVFNKSYRDYLNRLRFFSNEMGRNFIVTLKYQF, from the coding sequence ATGAAATTGATATATTGCCTGCTGCTGATCTTTTGTGGATCAGTATTTACAAGTGCACAAAAAACTTATACTGTAGAAGGAACCGTTCATGATTTTCATGATAAAACACTGCTGGAAAATGCGGTGATTAAAATCGGGAGCTTTACAGCCAAAACAAATAATAAAGGTCAGTTTTCTTTTGACAAAATTCCTGCAGGGAAGTATACACTCATTGCACAGCATCCTGATTGTGATGATTATACTGAAAATATAAGAGTCAATCAGGATGTACATCTGGTTATTACGCTGGAGCATCACGTCAAAGACATTGAAACAGTGACTGTTCACGGAAGCCACAAGAACAATGGAAGCATGGTGGTGAAAACCCTTGATAAAACTATGCTTTCAAGAAATGTTTCCGAAAACTTAGGGAATTTATTAACCAATATTTCCGGTGTTAATGTTCTTAAGACGGGTAATAATATCGCGAAACCTATTATCCATGGTCTATATGGAAGCCGAGTTTCCATTCTTAATGATGGGGTAAAACTAGCCGAACAGGAATGGGGAGTAGAGCATGCACCCAATGTAGATGTTAATAATTTTGAGCATATTGATGTCATCAAAGGAGCATCTGCTCTGAAATATGGAGCCGGAGCGGTAGGTGGAGTCGTTGTTTTGCAGCCGCAGGTTTTACCTAAGAAAGATACCATTATGGGAAGTGTTTCCCTTTCCGGAATTTCAAACGGAAGAGGAGCCGATCTTAATGTAAAACTTGCAAAAACATGGGAGAATGGCTGGGCCATCAAAACCAACGGAAGCTATAAAAAACTGGGAGATCTGGAAGCTCCGGATTATGGCTTGATGAATACCGGGATTGAGAGTTCGGGATTTAACTTCGGGGTACAGAAAATGACATTTGAAAAAGGCTTTTCATTTGATTATTATCTCACCAAAAGTACAGTCGGCATTCTTAGAAGTTCTCACGTAGGGAATTCTGAGGATCTGCGCAATGCTCTTACCTCACCGGAACCAATCTATCAGAGAGATTTTAGTTATGATATTGATAATCCTAAACAGGAAATTGAACATCATATTGCTAAAGTTTCAGCTTACAAAAGGTTTGAAAATTTTGGAAAGATAACGGCTACTTACAGCTTCCAGTACAATCACAGAAAAGAATATGATATCAGACGTACAGAAGCTTTGAGCAAAAAACCGGCATTGGATCTTGAACTGATTACCAATGATCTGAATGTGAACCACCTGATAGAAAGAGGAAACTGGAATCTTGAAACGGGAATTAATGCCGGGTATCAGAACAACTATTCCAATACGCAGACTGAGGCAAGACGTCTTGTCCCGAACTACGACAGGTATTATGCAGGAATTTATTCCGTATTAAAATATAAAATATCACCTGAGCTGGATCTTGAACTGGGAGGCAGATATGATTATGATCATTATGAAGTAACAAAATGGTATGATCTGAGCGACTGGAATAAGACTTATGCAGCAGATTATTCAAATTTTGTGGTAAGAATAAACCAAAACAGAATTCTTACCAAGCCATCATTAACGTATAATAATATTTCAGTAAACGGAGGACTGGTTTATCATCCGTCCGAATATTTTAACCTGAAATTTAATTACGCCAGAGTCTCAAGGTCTCCGAATATTGCAGAACTCTTTGCAGATGGGCTTCACCATTCTGCAGCCATTATTGAAAGAGGAGATATGAGAATGAAAAGCGAAACAGGAAATCAGTTTAATCTGGTTGCAGATGTGAAAGCAAATGTCTTAAAAGGATTGAATATTTCCGTAAACCCTTATTTCTTTTATACTCAGAATTTCATCAATCAGATTCCTACAGGCTATCAAAATACCCAGTGGGGAGGAGCTTTTGTAATATACAGTTATCAGCAGATCAATGCAAAAATGTATGGATTAGATATTGATGCACAGCTTAAAATTACAGATAATCTTACCTATAAAGGAAGCGGATCTTATGTTTATGGACAGGATACCACTAATAATGTACCGCTTATTCTGATGATGCCTCCGAATTTTAATAATTCATTGGAATTCAATAAAAAAGAATGGAAAAATTTCTATTTCAGCGTAAGTAACAACACGTATCTGAAACAGACAAGATTTCCTGTTTATAATGTTCCAATCAGATTATTTGATTCAGACGGAAATGCTTATAATGAAGAAGTCGATATTTCTACACCTCCAAGCGGATATTCGCTTTGGAACCTTCAGACAGGGGTGAATCTGTCTAAAAATTTCGGAATTGATTTTTCAGTTCGAAACGTATTCAATAAGTCTTACAGAGATTATCTGAACAGACTTCGTTTCTTTTCCAACGAAATGGGGAGAAATTTTATTGTAACTCTTAAATATCAATTTTAA